The following are encoded in a window of Paenibacillaceae bacterium GAS479 genomic DNA:
- a CDS encoding thioredoxin reductase (NADPH) — MQQEQIIIIGAGPCGLAAALEFRNRGIDALIIEKENLVHSISQYPTYLSFFSSPELLEIGGVPFTTAQEKPSRLEALNYYRTVALRSDIRINAYEKVETVIKEASGAFLVHTTARHGEKRSYSSQAVVIATGYFDQPNRIGIPGEDLPKVSHFFREAHPYTGMQVAIIGGSNSAIDAALELERVGAKVTVIYRKPDYSPHIKPWVRPVFESLVRKERIRMLFNSRTVAIKPGSIVIQGEESSPYELENDFVLALTGFHPDRDFLMSMGVAIEPEGYPLFESETMETNVPGIYLAGVVASRHEANEIFIETGRFHGVRIADHWQRLHPEN; from the coding sequence TTGCAGCAAGAACAAATTATCATTATTGGCGCTGGACCTTGCGGCCTGGCCGCAGCACTTGAGTTCCGCAACCGCGGAATAGATGCCTTGATCATCGAAAAAGAGAACCTGGTCCACTCTATTTCACAGTACCCGACTTATCTTAGTTTTTTCAGCTCTCCGGAGCTGCTGGAAATAGGCGGTGTGCCGTTCACGACAGCACAGGAAAAGCCTTCCCGCCTAGAGGCGCTTAATTACTACCGTACCGTCGCTCTGCGGAGCGATATTCGCATCAATGCTTATGAGAAGGTCGAGACTGTTATTAAGGAAGCAAGCGGCGCTTTTCTTGTTCACACGACGGCACGCCATGGAGAGAAGCGCAGTTACTCCTCTCAGGCCGTTGTCATCGCAACAGGATATTTTGACCAGCCCAATCGAATCGGCATCCCCGGAGAGGATCTGCCTAAAGTGAGTCATTTCTTTCGGGAGGCTCATCCATATACCGGCATGCAGGTTGCGATTATCGGCGGCAGTAACTCCGCAATAGACGCCGCTTTGGAGCTGGAGCGCGTGGGCGCCAAGGTGACCGTCATCTACAGAAAGCCGGACTATTCGCCTCACATTAAGCCATGGGTCAGGCCCGTTTTCGAAAGTCTCGTGCGCAAAGAACGCATTCGGATGCTCTTTAATTCCAGAACTGTTGCTATTAAACCTGGAAGTATCGTCATTCAAGGTGAAGAAAGCTCACCGTATGAGCTGGAAAATGACTTTGTGCTTGCTCTAACGGGCTTTCATCCCGACCGCGACTTCCTAATGTCGATGGGTGTTGCCATCGAGCCGGAGGGCTATCCGCTTTTTGAGAGCGAAACGATGGAAACCAATGTTCCCGGTATTTATCTTGCCGGTGTTGTCGCTTCGCGCCATGAGGCCAATGAGATTTTCATCGAGACTGGCCGTTTTCACGGAGTGCGGATCGCCGATCATTGGCAGCGGCTCCATCCTGAAAACTGA
- a CDS encoding putative hydrolase of the HAD superfamily — MTKPIPQTILFDLDDTLIHCNKYFNLVIDQFVDAMLVWFASYPDLTETVIRQKQSEIDIAGVQASGFKSDHFPQSFLDTYIDFSRLTGRSEDSNEIDLLWSMGQSVYEQEAEPYPDMEQTLESLLAAGHELHLYTGGEPLIQQRKVDRLQLQRFFGERIYIRQHKNTDALEQILIDGGFDRANTWMIGNSIRTDVVPALTTGIHAIHVEAKTEWLYNIIHIDVEPKGAFLQLQHLRDVPSGIENYRQQLS, encoded by the coding sequence ATGACCAAACCGATCCCGCAAACCATCCTATTCGATCTAGATGATACTCTTATACATTGCAATAAATATTTCAACCTGGTCATTGATCAGTTCGTTGACGCCATGCTCGTCTGGTTCGCATCTTATCCTGATCTAACTGAAACTGTCATTCGCCAGAAGCAGAGTGAAATCGATATTGCCGGCGTTCAAGCCAGTGGATTCAAGAGCGACCATTTTCCGCAATCCTTCTTGGACACGTATATTGATTTTAGCCGTCTCACTGGTCGTAGTGAGGATTCCAATGAGATCGACCTATTATGGAGCATGGGCCAGAGTGTGTACGAGCAGGAGGCGGAGCCCTATCCTGATATGGAGCAGACGTTGGAGTCACTTCTGGCAGCCGGACATGAGCTGCATCTCTATACAGGCGGTGAGCCTTTGATTCAGCAGCGCAAGGTAGATCGTCTGCAATTGCAGCGTTTTTTTGGAGAGCGAATCTACATCCGCCAGCATAAAAACACCGACGCGCTGGAACAGATTTTAATAGATGGCGGATTCGATCGCGCCAATACGTGGATGATCGGTAATTCCATTCGTACTGATGTTGTACCAGCTCTAACGACCGGCATTCATGCCATTCACGTAGAAGCCAAGACGGAATGGCTGTACAATATCATCCATATTGATGTGGAGCCTAAAGGGGCGTTTTTGCAGTTGCAACATCTGCGCGACGTTCCCTCAGGCATAGAGAACTATCGTCAGCAGCTTTCCTGA
- a CDS encoding Mannosyl-glycoprotein endo-beta-N-acetylglucosaminidase: protein MKSTEGASILTPADIHHIRTFIDDKYPDKPQSEKSEIVADAIRRIINQHLPDFAETVKKELTSRLVRKKLLGSVGTVHTGHIFEACLDLDIRDQRIVRPLRNWVERKLDVSVEDREFQRVLRLVNSNDQQKEQQTPLDAVARELNAPVTVTTEPQASSSLEKRDTASLLSGMPSTRILLSAVFAILLLGGLLVYIWSLVHKSNGADTMPIVSASPLEKQAAAGGKSQAFGAPDKNAAAAATATEPEKKATPTFKNELPKSLQYSDIQYEELKAFLESRSSMLAEPKYMNAIIKAARHYNIDPLLLFAITGQEQSFVPEDHDRAKEMANNPFNVYYSWQSFNTTIEESSMIAAKTVVNLSKNRPEDQDPINWINRKYAEDENWSVGVNDILDMLEDIAA, encoded by the coding sequence GTGAAAAGCACCGAAGGCGCCTCAATTCTCACGCCTGCGGATATTCACCATATCAGAACCTTTATTGACGATAAATACCCTGATAAACCGCAAAGTGAGAAAAGCGAAATTGTTGCCGATGCCATTCGGCGTATTATCAATCAGCATTTGCCGGACTTTGCCGAAACGGTTAAAAAAGAATTGACCTCGCGTCTTGTACGTAAAAAGCTGCTTGGCAGCGTTGGAACTGTTCATACTGGGCATATTTTTGAAGCATGCCTTGACCTCGATATTCGTGATCAAAGAATTGTCCGGCCGCTTCGCAACTGGGTCGAGCGCAAGCTGGATGTTTCCGTAGAAGACCGTGAATTTCAACGTGTATTGCGATTGGTGAACTCTAATGATCAGCAAAAGGAGCAGCAAACTCCGCTCGATGCCGTTGCACGTGAGCTGAATGCCCCTGTTACTGTGACGACTGAGCCACAAGCCTCATCCTCCCTTGAAAAGAGGGATACGGCTTCTCTATTGAGCGGTATGCCAAGCACACGAATTCTACTGTCTGCCGTGTTTGCCATCTTGCTTTTAGGTGGTTTGCTGGTGTATATTTGGTCTCTTGTCCATAAAAGTAATGGTGCAGATACGATGCCAATCGTGTCGGCTTCACCTCTGGAGAAGCAGGCTGCTGCCGGAGGCAAGAGCCAAGCATTCGGAGCTCCTGATAAGAACGCAGCTGCTGCTGCCACAGCCACTGAACCTGAAAAGAAAGCAACACCAACTTTTAAAAATGAGCTCCCGAAGTCATTGCAATATTCCGATATTCAATATGAGGAATTGAAAGCTTTCTTGGAAAGCCGATCCTCGATGTTGGCCGAGCCTAAGTATATGAATGCCATTATTAAAGCTGCGCGCCATTATAACATCGATCCGCTGCTGCTGTTTGCCATTACCGGGCAAGAACAGAGCTTTGTACCGGAAGATCATGATCGTGCCAAAGAGATGGCTAATAATCCGTTCAATGTGTATTACAGTTGGCAGAGCTTCAATACGACCATTGAGGAATCTTCCATGATCGCCGCCAAAACGGTGGTCAATCTCAGCAAAAACCGTCCGGAAGATCAGGATCCGATCAATTGGATCAACCGCAAATATGCCGAGGACGAGAACTGGTCCGTCGGTGTGAATGATATTCTGGACATGCTGGAGGATATTGCTGCCTGA
- a CDS encoding Amino acid transporter → MWMWAGFSFFCLTAVFWLAAFALAEHRRMHSGYQTLTRYAAYIQFMQDKTELNRYGIAQQLKRGFGPLVAFSIPFNSMALIGGGALLFAYVGFSGSGGLIVWIWPILGICALAVHAVQAELMSSFPTAKGGSYAATLLSGKSAGRMSALLQLGGQWALVAYLNFEGSRWLGQAWAGWQGGSPTAAAVTFFIIFLLLQTLACLGGNKWYAGVQAGTAIIQLAACAVMLVVLAAALWPDFAYSSLAKGSADTAARVPVEGGWLIGLLLLWRLFVAGGSTESTAEETIEPRMRLPWGQFQAAAYVFTAGYLLLALTAMYGLAHPFSGSSAFLIESLSVVVRSSPAFAAVITLLIALSLFTAAMSILFASTRLLGALARESSLPALEKLGRVQSKRRSFTGAACLAGLMPAVVVGGLLLMPASWGSTASLLLVLGLLLHHGGLLIPMTGLLRISRRAQPLEMDPLWSLGRARQLICWIAVVSLLIVSGFAVFYSPYGAITALGWGGASYALIYWRRFAAEEQKKRMTNRQELLQLERSHPQ, encoded by the coding sequence ATGTGGATGTGGGCCGGATTTTCCTTTTTTTGTTTGACCGCCGTCTTTTGGCTGGCTGCGTTTGCTCTGGCAGAGCATCGCCGTATGCATAGTGGTTATCAAACGCTCACGCGATATGCCGCTTACATTCAATTCATGCAGGATAAAACGGAGCTGAACCGATATGGAATTGCACAGCAGCTGAAGCGGGGTTTCGGTCCGCTAGTCGCCTTTAGCATTCCGTTCAACAGCATGGCGTTGATTGGTGGCGGGGCTTTACTTTTCGCCTATGTCGGATTTTCAGGCAGCGGTGGTCTAATTGTATGGATTTGGCCGATATTAGGGATATGTGCACTGGCAGTCCATGCGGTACAGGCCGAGCTAATGTCTTCGTTTCCGACGGCAAAAGGTGGGTCGTATGCTGCAACTCTGCTTTCCGGAAAAAGTGCAGGCCGCATGTCTGCTCTACTGCAGCTAGGCGGGCAATGGGCTCTTGTTGCCTATCTGAATTTTGAGGGCTCGCGATGGCTCGGCCAGGCGTGGGCTGGCTGGCAAGGAGGCTCACCGACGGCAGCTGCCGTTACGTTTTTTATCATTTTCCTGCTGCTACAAACGCTCGCCTGCCTAGGAGGGAACAAGTGGTACGCCGGGGTGCAGGCTGGTACCGCGATCATTCAACTCGCTGCATGTGCGGTCATGCTCGTTGTGCTGGCGGCCGCTCTATGGCCAGATTTCGCCTATTCATCCCTGGCAAAAGGATCGGCCGATACCGCTGCTCGTGTTCCCGTAGAGGGAGGGTGGCTCATCGGATTGCTTCTTTTGTGGCGATTATTCGTCGCGGGGGGATCAACTGAATCAACAGCGGAGGAGACAATTGAACCGCGCATGCGCCTTCCTTGGGGACAGTTCCAGGCAGCTGCATATGTATTCACCGCTGGTTACTTGCTGCTGGCGCTGACCGCCATGTATGGCCTAGCTCATCCGTTCAGCGGCAGTTCCGCTTTTTTAATCGAATCTCTCAGCGTCGTTGTTAGGAGCAGTCCAGCGTTTGCTGCAGTCATAACTCTGCTCATCGCACTTAGCCTGTTTACCGCTGCGATGTCGATTCTATTCGCTTCGACAAGGCTTCTAGGCGCGTTGGCTCGTGAGAGCTCATTGCCGGCTCTGGAAAAGCTCGGCCGTGTGCAAAGCAAGCGGCGCAGCTTTACCGGAGCAGCTTGTTTGGCGGGGCTTATGCCGGCGGTCGTTGTCGGCGGTTTGCTGCTCATGCCCGCTTCATGGGGCAGTACGGCAAGCTTGCTTCTTGTGCTTGGTTTGCTTCTGCATCATGGAGGGCTGCTCATTCCAATGACTGGGCTGCTGCGAATAAGTCGCAGGGCGCAGCCTCTGGAAATGGATCCATTATGGTCGCTGGGCCGAGCCAGGCAATTGATTTGCTGGATCGCAGTAGTTTCCTTACTTATCGTGTCTGGCTTCGCTGTCTTTTACAGCCCCTACGGGGCAATAACGGCTTTAGGCTGGGGAGGAGCTTCATATGCGCTGATATATTGGCGCCGCTTCGCAGCGGAAGAACAGAAAAAGAGAATGACAAACCGTCAGGAATTGCTGCAGCTGGAGCGATCTCATCCGCAGTAG
- a CDS encoding phosphonate transport system ATP-binding protein, which yields MIHIAHLKKQIPGGPTVLDDISFRADDGEFIAIKGASGSGKSMLLKCLALQESWTSGTYKVDGKEVPTTGLGRYRIRKEITLIEEKASLNLRRTALKNVLIGSAAQASVFRRVTGMVRSDDYMGAMDMLEKLGLLDKAHNKADQLSGGERQRVAIARALVHGAKVLLADEPVSGLDPHAADKVLGDLKQLCKQQGLIVIAVMHQGDWAERYADRIIGLNAGKQVLQVSGRRLTEREKMLL from the coding sequence ATGATCCATATCGCACATCTGAAGAAACAGATTCCAGGCGGACCGACGGTCCTTGATGATATTAGCTTCCGTGCAGATGACGGGGAGTTCATCGCAATCAAAGGCGCAAGCGGCAGCGGCAAATCGATGCTGCTCAAATGCCTCGCACTGCAAGAGAGCTGGACTTCCGGAACGTACAAAGTAGACGGCAAAGAAGTTCCCACAACCGGGCTAGGCCGCTACCGAATCCGCAAAGAAATAACACTGATCGAGGAGAAGGCGTCTCTGAATCTGAGACGGACCGCTCTGAAAAACGTGCTGATCGGCTCTGCGGCGCAAGCTTCGGTATTCCGTCGTGTAACCGGGATGGTGCGCAGTGACGACTACATGGGTGCTATGGACATGCTAGAGAAGCTTGGCCTGTTGGACAAGGCCCATAACAAGGCGGACCAACTGAGTGGGGGAGAACGCCAGCGCGTAGCTATTGCCCGGGCATTAGTGCATGGTGCAAAGGTGCTGCTAGCAGATGAGCCTGTCTCAGGACTAGATCCCCATGCTGCGGATAAGGTGCTTGGAGATCTCAAGCAGCTATGTAAGCAGCAGGGCCTAATCGTTATAGCGGTTATGCATCAGGGCGATTGGGCGGAGCGATATGCAGACCGGATCATTGGCCTTAATGCCGGTAAGCAGGTGCTGCAAGTTAGTGGACGTAGACTTACCGAGCGCGAAAAGATGTTGCTTTAA
- a CDS encoding Site-specific recombinase XerD, protein MNLLKVKDRMELDRRVPSMPWYVEKFINYKLPDLSPSSLLEYVRDYEAFFNWLLAEGLAAGPTLSKITLEELEKLHMDSIDAYRMFLASKPIQANSRTTVSRKLSSLRSLFHYLSQIAEDDDFYPLLKRNVMAKVAIKRTHKPKDTAAKLEGKLLQEEELGEFLRYVKHDYGLDAALSKQALSSFEKNSVRDSCIVSLILHSGLRVSEVVNLNLDDLDLKKKLVYAYRKGSNDDTFKVPVYFRQEAVQDLQEYTGLRDSRYAAPRREKALFLAVANGRSEGSRMTKRAIQQMVLKYAKRFGKPYLSVHKLRHSFATDYYLRNDLYKTQEQLGHASPDTTQIYAHLTDKTMQEAIDRIRKDE, encoded by the coding sequence ATGAACCTATTGAAGGTAAAAGACCGCATGGAGCTGGACCGGCGCGTTCCCTCCATGCCGTGGTATGTGGAAAAATTCATCAACTACAAGCTGCCTGATCTGTCTCCTTCCTCCTTGCTGGAATACGTACGGGATTATGAGGCCTTTTTCAACTGGCTTCTTGCCGAAGGTCTTGCTGCTGGCCCTACTCTCTCGAAAATTACGTTGGAAGAGCTGGAAAAGCTACATATGGACAGCATCGACGCATACAGAATGTTCCTCGCCTCCAAACCGATTCAGGCGAACAGCCGCACGACCGTCTCTCGCAAGCTAAGCTCGCTGCGCTCTCTTTTTCACTATTTGAGCCAGATTGCTGAGGATGATGACTTTTATCCGCTGCTGAAGCGCAATGTGATGGCCAAGGTTGCGATCAAACGAACGCATAAGCCGAAGGATACTGCGGCTAAGCTGGAGGGTAAGCTGCTGCAAGAGGAAGAGCTAGGCGAATTTCTGCGTTATGTGAAGCATGATTACGGCCTTGATGCTGCGCTCAGCAAGCAGGCCCTTTCTTCTTTTGAGAAAAATTCGGTCCGGGATTCCTGTATTGTCAGTCTAATTCTGCACTCCGGGCTGCGCGTATCTGAAGTGGTGAATCTTAATCTGGACGATCTAGATCTGAAAAAAAAGCTCGTTTATGCCTACCGTAAGGGCAGCAATGACGATACGTTCAAGGTACCGGTCTACTTCCGCCAAGAAGCGGTTCAGGACCTGCAGGAATACACCGGGCTGCGCGACAGCCGTTATGCTGCTCCAAGAAGAGAAAAAGCTCTCTTTCTCGCTGTTGCCAATGGCAGGTCGGAGGGCTCGCGCATGACAAAAAGGGCCATCCAGCAGATGGTCCTCAAGTATGCCAAGCGATTCGGCAAGCCGTATCTGTCCGTGCACAAGCTCAGACATTCCTTCGCGACGGATTACTATTTGCGCAACGATCTGTATAAAACCCAGGAGCAGCTAGGCCATGCCTCGCCTGACACGACCCAGATCTACGCTCATCTCACCGACAAAACGATGCAGGAGGCTATCGACCGCATCCGAAAGGATGAATGA
- a CDS encoding DNA-binding transcriptional regulator SgrR of sgrS sRNA, contains a MarR-type HTH domain and a solute-binding domain gives MLSAERFLLLLNHYRILDRDTEVEATLEELAGLFHCTERNVKLIIRKLEDEGWITWHAGRGRGIRSRIEFCTSREQFLLDTAKLMASEGDYQKAFQLMQNHGDRTSARDRFVDFLNGHFGSDRLVDGLQAQRDIFRLPVYRPPVSLDPARLFFSFDSHLIHQIFDRLLGFDAREGKIVPALAHNWESSEDARVWTFHLRKGVKFHHGKEMTSEDVCFTLQRLADGQPNRFLLETMVAVTAIDSRTVRISLRQPNRLLPRLLCSAVASILPADLLQDDPERYWQLPSGTGPFRLNRWTAERMDLVVHEAYFQGRAYLDEVQIAVMPEDIPVETRQKWGQIMASDTRMAVRPEQSWGKIQTINHGCSLLSWNRRKSGPQQSVAFRQAIDLAIDRQGMSRMSGDHCYPARSYMPKTHQHPALERYEPDTAMRLLKESGYDGSPIKLLTGPMQLRDAKWIKERCAEIGVPVEIRCEQQQAVYSPDLVMEADCILLHLVFAEDEVCELEIYLQDSSYVRQHTDTALAVWVRRILDLLFSAETPEERRSLLRQIEQRLLDEHQVTTLIHRTISTYVHPSVRGIDINKLGWMDFKDIWLVSDTQESAVTSLSSPV, from the coding sequence GTGCTGAGTGCAGAACGATTTTTGTTACTGTTAAACCATTATCGAATTCTTGACCGCGATACTGAAGTAGAAGCAACTTTGGAAGAGCTGGCAGGGCTATTCCATTGTACGGAACGGAACGTCAAGCTGATTATTCGCAAGCTGGAGGATGAAGGCTGGATCACATGGCATGCCGGCCGTGGCCGCGGCATCCGCTCCCGCATCGAGTTCTGTACGAGTAGAGAACAATTTCTGCTTGATACCGCCAAGTTAATGGCGTCTGAAGGAGATTATCAGAAGGCATTCCAGCTAATGCAAAACCATGGTGACCGCACCTCAGCACGCGACCGCTTTGTTGATTTTCTGAACGGCCACTTTGGTTCTGATCGGCTTGTTGATGGTTTGCAGGCGCAGCGGGATATTTTCCGCCTCCCTGTTTATCGTCCTCCCGTATCCCTTGATCCTGCAAGGCTGTTCTTCTCGTTCGACTCTCATCTGATTCATCAAATTTTCGATCGACTGCTCGGCTTCGACGCGCGTGAAGGCAAGATCGTGCCTGCGCTGGCCCATAATTGGGAGAGCAGCGAGGATGCCCGTGTCTGGACATTCCATCTGCGCAAGGGAGTCAAGTTCCATCACGGTAAAGAAATGACCTCAGAGGATGTATGTTTTACGCTGCAAAGGCTCGCGGACGGGCAGCCGAACCGCTTCTTGCTTGAAACGATGGTCGCGGTAACCGCGATAGACAGCCGAACCGTGCGAATCTCGCTGCGCCAGCCAAACCGTCTGCTACCCAGACTGTTATGCTCTGCGGTCGCCTCCATCCTGCCCGCAGACTTGTTGCAGGACGATCCGGAGCGTTATTGGCAGCTTCCATCGGGTACAGGACCATTCCGCCTCAATCGCTGGACAGCCGAACGTATGGACCTGGTCGTTCACGAGGCCTATTTTCAAGGACGTGCTTACCTGGATGAGGTGCAAATCGCTGTGATGCCAGAAGATATTCCTGTGGAAACACGCCAGAAATGGGGGCAGATTATGGCAAGTGACACCCGCATGGCGGTCAGACCAGAGCAGAGCTGGGGAAAGATTCAGACCATTAATCATGGCTGCAGCCTGTTGTCCTGGAATCGCCGGAAGTCCGGCCCGCAGCAGTCTGTCGCCTTCCGGCAAGCGATTGATCTGGCGATCGACCGTCAAGGAATGAGCCGTATGAGCGGTGATCACTGTTATCCGGCTCGCAGCTATATGCCTAAAACCCATCAGCATCCCGCATTAGAGCGATACGAGCCTGATACGGCCATGCGGCTGCTGAAGGAAAGCGGATATGACGGCTCGCCTATCAAGCTGCTTACCGGCCCTATGCAGCTTCGTGATGCCAAATGGATTAAGGAGCGCTGCGCAGAAATAGGCGTCCCGGTAGAGATTCGATGCGAGCAACAGCAAGCCGTATATTCCCCTGATCTGGTGATGGAAGCCGATTGCATTCTGCTACATCTCGTTTTCGCTGAAGATGAAGTTTGCGAGCTTGAGATTTATTTGCAGGATTCCAGCTATGTACGCCAGCACACCGATACCGCACTAGCTGTCTGGGTAAGGCGGATTCTCGATCTGCTCTTCTCCGCAGAAACACCAGAGGAGAGACGCTCTTTGCTTCGCCAAATCGAGCAGCGCCTGCTTGACGAACATCAGGTCACTACGCTGATTCATCGGACGATCAGCACTTATGTGCATCCTTCTGTACGCGGAATCGATATCAATAAGCTGGGATGGATGGATTTCAAAGATATTTGGCTCGTATCCGATACTCAGGAATCAGCCGTGACAAGTCTGAGCTCCCCGGTATAA
- a CDS encoding DNA topoisomerase-3, with protein MKTLIIAEKPDMGRTIAAVMEPRATNRRTHLEGERFIVTWAIGHLVGLAEPDDYDPKYKKWQDADLPIIPDNFKLSPNPRTKDQLKVIAELARKCERIVNACDAGREGQLIFHLIRRHLKLNQPVDRLWISDLTPETIRKGFQQLASDEKYAPLTRAAQARSEADWLIGMNASRAFTIRHRTLLSVGRVQTPVLALLYDRYKEIEAFQSETYYRIEAQFDQKTVKYKGIWQGERLTDGAKAQALAEKVKGKKGRISRYDIAESKEYPYRLHDLTLLQREANGRYGFPAKKTLDVAQALYEKHKVITYPRTSSNYVTEETIPVMAKALDMLRGTEYAELAVGADRSKVHKGNKAVCNPSKVEDHHAILPTPKKPGSLSADEKKIYDLIVRRFLSHYYGPAVYRNHTVLTEVEEETFRTRVKQLLDPGWKVTQGQADNEEKKSRGKSKKNGDEEEEDEQLLIDGEFTVDAEAPVLCKGAKAEEKATQPPKAFTEGTLLKAMESAGKSMEDEELRETMRDSGLGTPATRAATIERLKQVGYIGAVGKKLEVEPKGIAAIELIRGAGVELLASPVMTGQWERRLVQIARDEASDETFIEKVKQFAKLIVEKVRQQAPAPSGTFQEQERGSGRQGTRKGAARTAGRAKGAAGAKSTAASKSAGGGRAAAAGGKGIRSAAASGKAAADSQGSPPGLKVLGRCPQPGCGGAIVEGKRGYGCSKFKEGCRFVIWKEQHGKKISLTMLQSLLQKRQTSLLTFTNESGAAVKGRLQLELPYTGELRLVTADS; from the coding sequence TTGAAGACACTCATTATTGCCGAAAAACCGGATATGGGACGGACGATTGCCGCCGTCATGGAACCTAGAGCAACGAACCGCCGCACTCATCTTGAGGGCGAGCGGTTTATTGTTACTTGGGCCATCGGTCATCTTGTCGGACTTGCCGAGCCGGATGATTATGATCCTAAGTACAAAAAATGGCAAGATGCCGACCTGCCGATTATACCGGATAACTTCAAGCTGTCCCCGAATCCTCGTACGAAGGATCAGCTCAAGGTCATTGCCGAGCTTGCACGCAAATGCGAGCGGATCGTCAATGCTTGTGATGCTGGGCGTGAAGGGCAGCTTATTTTTCATCTCATTCGCCGGCATTTGAAGCTGAATCAGCCCGTTGATCGCTTATGGATATCCGACTTGACGCCGGAAACGATTCGCAAAGGCTTCCAGCAGCTGGCAAGCGATGAGAAATACGCTCCGCTTACGCGGGCGGCACAAGCGCGAAGTGAAGCGGACTGGTTGATCGGTATGAACGCATCTCGTGCTTTTACGATTCGCCATCGCACGTTACTGTCGGTTGGCCGAGTGCAAACGCCTGTATTGGCGCTGCTTTACGACCGTTACAAGGAGATCGAGGCGTTTCAATCCGAAACCTATTACCGGATCGAAGCTCAATTTGATCAAAAGACGGTAAAGTACAAAGGAATCTGGCAAGGAGAAAGGCTGACGGATGGAGCGAAAGCTCAGGCGCTAGCAGAAAAGGTGAAAGGTAAAAAAGGGCGCATTTCCCGTTATGATATCGCCGAGTCGAAGGAGTATCCTTATCGGCTTCATGACCTAACGCTGCTGCAACGTGAAGCGAACGGTCGCTACGGCTTCCCTGCCAAAAAAACGCTTGATGTAGCGCAGGCTCTTTATGAAAAACATAAAGTGATTACATACCCAAGAACAAGCTCCAACTACGTCACCGAGGAAACGATTCCGGTAATGGCCAAAGCACTGGATATGCTGCGCGGTACGGAGTACGCCGAGCTAGCGGTCGGAGCGGATCGCTCCAAGGTGCATAAGGGCAACAAGGCTGTATGCAATCCGTCCAAGGTCGAGGACCATCATGCGATTTTGCCGACACCCAAAAAGCCAGGTTCACTGAGCGCGGATGAAAAGAAAATTTATGATCTTATTGTTCGTCGCTTTTTATCCCACTATTACGGCCCGGCTGTGTACCGCAATCATACTGTGTTGACGGAAGTGGAGGAGGAAACGTTCCGGACGCGAGTTAAGCAGCTGCTTGATCCAGGCTGGAAAGTGACGCAAGGCCAAGCGGACAATGAAGAGAAGAAGAGCCGAGGCAAATCGAAGAAGAATGGGGACGAGGAAGAAGAGGACGAGCAGCTGCTCATTGATGGTGAATTCACTGTAGACGCTGAGGCTCCCGTGCTGTGCAAAGGCGCAAAAGCGGAAGAAAAAGCTACACAGCCTCCAAAGGCATTTACAGAAGGAACCCTGCTCAAGGCGATGGAAAGCGCAGGCAAGTCCATGGAGGATGAGGAACTGCGCGAGACGATGCGGGATAGCGGGCTCGGAACTCCAGCGACAAGAGCCGCGACGATTGAAAGGTTGAAGCAGGTCGGGTATATCGGGGCCGTTGGCAAAAAGCTCGAAGTTGAGCCAAAGGGCATTGCCGCAATCGAACTGATTCGCGGGGCTGGCGTTGAGCTGCTGGCTTCTCCAGTCATGACCGGCCAATGGGAGCGGAGACTGGTGCAGATCGCCCGGGATGAAGCCTCCGATGAGACGTTCATCGAAAAGGTTAAGCAGTTCGCGAAGCTGATTGTCGAAAAGGTCCGGCAGCAGGCTCCAGCGCCATCCGGTACTTTTCAGGAGCAAGAGCGCGGCAGCGGCCGCCAGGGCACCCGTAAAGGGGCTGCTCGTACTGCTGGCCGGGCTAAAGGCGCGGCAGGTGCGAAGAGTACAGCTGCATCTAAAAGCGCAGGCGGCGGCCGAGCTGCGGCTGCAGGCGGCAAAGGCATTCGATCAGCGGCGGCAAGCGGTAAAGCTGCTGCTGATAGCCAAGGCTCACCACCCGGCTTGAAGGTACTGGGCCGATGTCCTCAGCCCGGCTGCGGCGGCGCAATAGTTGAAGGTAAGCGGGGATACGGCTGCTCAAAATTCAAAGAAGGCTGCCGCTTCGTCATTTGGAAGGAGCAGCATGGCAAAAAGATTAGCTTAACGATGCTTCAATCGCTGCTCCAAAAGAGACAGACCAGCCTTCTTACGTTTACAAACGAGAGCGGGGCTGCTGTGAAAGGAAGATTGCAGCTTGAGCTTCCTTATACCGGGGAGCTCAGACTTGTCACGGCTGATTCCTGA